From one Budorcas taxicolor isolate Tak-1 chromosome 21, Takin1.1, whole genome shotgun sequence genomic stretch:
- the LOC128066651 gene encoding LOW QUALITY PROTEIN: ATP synthase subunit alpha, mitochondrial-like (The sequence of the model RefSeq protein was modified relative to this genomic sequence to represent the inferred CDS: inserted 2 bases in 1 codon; substituted 1 base at 1 genomic stop codon) produces the protein MLSVRVATAVARALPRRAGLVSKNALGSSFIAARNLHASNSHLQKTGTAEVSSILEEHILGADTSVDLEETGRALSIGDGIARVHGLRNVQAEEMVEFSSGLKGMSLNLEPDNVGVVVFGNDKLIKEGDTAKRTGAIVDVPVDEELLGRVVNALGNAIDGKGPIGSKARRRVGLKAPRIIPRISVREPMQTGIKAVDSLVPIGRGQCELIIGDRQTGKTSTAIDTIINQKRFNDGTDEKKKLYCICVAIGQKRSTVAQLVKRLTDADAMKYTIVVSATASDAAPLQYLAPYSGCSMGEYFRDNGKHALIIYDDLSKQAVAYRXMSLLLCRPPGREAYPGDVFYLRSRLLERAAKMNDAFGGGSLTALPVIETQAGDVSAYIPTNVISITDGQIFLETELFYKGIHPAINVGLSVSRVGSAAQTRATKQVAGTMKLELAQYREVAAFAQFGSDLDAATQQLLSRGVRLTKLLKQGQYSPMAIEEQVXYLDKLEPSKITKFENAFLSHVISQHQTLLGKIRTDGKISEEADAKLKEIVTNFLAGFEA, from the exons ATGCTGTCTGTGCGCGTCGCCACGGCCGTGGCCCGTGCCCTCCCTCGGCGAGCCGGGCTGGTCTCCAAAAATGCTTTGGGATCATCCTTCATTGCTGCAAGGAACCTGCATGCCTCTAACTCTCATCTTCAGAAGACCGGCACTGCTGAGGTGTCCTCTATTCTTGAAGAGCATATTCTTGGAGCTGATACCTCTGTTGACCTTGAAGAGACTGGGCGTGCTTTAAGTATTGGTGATGGTATTGCCCGGGTACATGGGCTAAGAAATGTTCAAGCAGAAGAAATGGTAGAGTTTTCTTCAGGTTTAAAGGGTATGTCTCTGAACTTGGAGCCTGACAATGTTGGTGTTGTTGTGTTTGGAAATGATAAACTTATTAAGGAAGGAGATACTGCGAAGAGAACTGGGGCTATTGTAGATGTTCCAGTCGACGAGGAGCTGCTGGGTCGTGTAGTCAATGCCCTTGGTAATGCCATTGATGGAAAGGGTCCAATTGGTTCCAAGGCCCGAAGACGAGTTGGCTTGAAAGCCCCTCGGATCATTCCTCGAATTTCTGTGCGGGAACCAATGCAAACTGGCATTAAGGCTGTGGATAGCTTGGTGCCGATTGGCCGTGGTCAGTGTGAGCTGATTATTGGTGACCGACAGACTGGCAAAACGTCAACTGCTATTGACACAATCATTAACCAGAAACGATTCAATGATGGAACTGATGAAAAGAAGAAGCTGTACTGTATCTGTGTTGCTATTGGTCAAAAGAGATCCACTGTTGCCCAGTTAGTGAAGAGACTTACAGATGCAGATGCCATGAAGTACACCATTGTGGTTTCAGCTACTGCTTCAGATGCTGCCCCACTTCAGTACCTGGCTCCTTATTCTGGATGTTCAATGGGAGAATATTTTAGGGATAATGGCAAACATGCTTTGATCATTTATGATGACTTATCCAAACAGGCGGTTGCTTATCGTTAGATGTCTCTGCTGCTCTGCCGACCCCCGGGTCGTGAGGCCTATCCTGGTGATGTATTCTACCTGCGCTCCCGACTCCTGGAGAGAGCAGCTAAAATGAATGATGCTTTTGGTGGTGGCTCCTTGACTGCTCTACCAGTCATCGAAACGCAAGCTGGTGATGTGTCTGCTTACATTCCAACAAATGTCATTTCCATCACTGATGGACAGATCTTCTTGGAAACAGAATTGTTCTACAAAGGTATCCACCCTGCCATTAATGTTGGTTTGTCTGTGTCCCGTGTTGGATCTGCTGCCCAAACCAGGGCCACAAAACAGGTGGCAGGTACCATGAAACTGGAGTTGGCTCAGTATCGTGAGGTTGCTGCTTTTGCCCAGTTCGGTTCTGACCTTGATGCTGCCACTCAACAACTTTTGAGTCGTGGTGTGCGTTTGACCAAGTTGCTCAAGCAAGGACAGTATTCTCCCATGGCTATTGAAGAGCAAGT GTATCTTGACAAGCTGGAGCCCAGCAAGATCACAAAATTTGAGAATGCTTTCTTGTCGCACGTTATCAGCCAACATCAAACCCTGCTGGGCAAAATCAGGACCGATGGAAAGATCTCAGAAGAGGCAGATGCAAAGCTGAAAGAGATTGTAACAAACTTCTTGGCTGGATTTGAAGCTTAA